CGCGGATATCCTCAAGCTTGCGCTTTTGGTTGCCATCGGCCGCAAAATTGTCAGGCGAAAGCCAGGCTTCGAAGGCCTTGCCGATCAGCGGCCATTCGCCGTCGATCATCGAGAACCACGCCGTATCCCGGTTTTTACCCTTCGAGACCATATGCTGGCGGAAAACGCCCTCGAAAGTGAAACCATAGCGTTTCGCGGTGATCTTGGAAGGCTCGTTTTCATTGTGGCATTTCCACTCGTAACGGCGATACCCCAGATCCTCGAACACATGTTTCGCCATCAGGTAATGCGCCTCCGTCGCGAGCGGCGAGCGCTTCATCTTCGCGCCGTGGGCAACGGAACCGACTTCGACCGCGCCATTGGCGGGATCGGGCCGCATGTAGCTCGCCATACCGACGACCTCGCCGGTGGCATTTTCGATGAAGATCAGCGTGACCCAGTTGAGCTTTTCGCCCGCACCGATCAGCCAGTCACCAAAGGCTTCGGCATCGGGAAAGGCGCTTTGCGGGAAATATTTGAGCAGCGCATTCACGCCCTCGCCGCCGAGCGCGGCCCAGAGTTTTGCGAGATGTTTTTCGCTATCGAACGGCTCGGCGGTTACATAACGGCCCTTCAGCACTACCGGCTTGGGCGCCGGACATCCTCTAAAATCATTCAGATCGCGCATTCTCTTCCCCATTTGCTGGGAGAAGGATTAGGGCAAGCGGGGCGGGATGACAACAGTGGATATGGGGCATGAAGATGGCGTCAGAGCCTGTGGCTCACCCCCCTCTGCCCTGCCGGGCATCTCCCCCTCAAGGGGGGAGATCAGCCAGCAGGTAACGCTCGCTCACTCGCAACGTTGAGGATGGCCGAGAGCACGCCTCGGGTCGATCTCCCCCCTTGAGGGGGAGATGCCCGGCAGGGCAGAGGGGGGTGAACCCCAAACTCCGACTTACACCTTCGCCGCCACCACAGTCGCCTCAATATGATCCACCAGCGCATCCGGCAGCCCCAGACGCCCGGCGAGAAGATCAAGATATCCCCGCTCCGCCCGCGTATCCGCCTCAATGGCAAGCCGCGAAGCCGTGTAAAGCTCCACCTTCTGCTCTTCCGTCCGGGCAGCGGCCACCAGCGCGTCGATGTCGAGCGGATCGGCGAGTTCCTTTTCAAGGAACCGCTCGGCTTCGCTATCGAGGCCAGAGACCTGCACCTTGTCCATGATATTGGCGCGCTCCTTTTCATCGATGTGACCGTCGGCCTTGGCGGCAGCGATCATCGCCTGGATGAGCTTCAGCGCAAAATCATTGGAAAGGGCGGGCGATTGGGGATGGAAGGCGGAATCGGTGGGCGGGGCGAGAAGCTCCGGCTCGGGTTTCGGTGCAGCGTCCGGAGCCTGGCCGGACTTGTAATTCTTGTAGGCGAGATAACCGAGGCCTGCGATGGCAGCGACACCGCCGATGGTGGCGACATTGCCGGCGAGCTTGCGGCCAGTCTTGGTGCCGAAAATGGCGGCGGCGAGCGCTCCGGCCTTCATCGGATTGTTTTTGGCGATATCGGCGGCCTGCCCGGCTCTGTCACGGACGCTTCCCGAAAGGCCCGGCACCTGCGAGCCGAGGAATTGTTCAAGAAGCTTCTTGGCGTCGAACATCAAAATCTCCTGTAAGGGTCAAATCTACAGGGGAGATAGGAAGCCGTGGGCCGAATATAAATGTCAAACCCGCTCACGCCTTCGTGAACGGGTTTGACAGGATACAAATCAGCCGCGCAGGGCAGCCGCCTCGGCGGCAAGCTTGGTGATGCCTGCCCAGTCGCCGGTCGCCACCAGTTCGCGCGGGGCAACCCAGGAGCCGCCGACGCAGACGACGTTCGGCAGCGACAGGTAGTCATTGGCATTCTTCAGCGACACGCTGCCGGTCGGGCAGAATACCGTGCCGGCAAGCGGCGAAGACAGCGCCTTGAGGTAAGGCGCGCCGCCGGCCTGTTCGGCCGGAAAGAACTTCAGCACCTTGTAGCCCTCGTCGCGCAGCGCCATGACTTCGCTGGCGGTGGCCGCACCCGGAAGCAGCGGCACCTTGGAACCGCGCGCGGCTTCCAGCACGCTTTTGTTGATGCCGGGGCTAACGATGAAGGTGGAGCCGGCTTCGGCCGCCGCTTCAAAATCCTTGGCGTTCAGGATGGTGCCGGCACCGACATGGGCGCCTTCCACTTCCGCGGCAACCGCGCGGATGGCATCGAGCGCCGCCGGTGTGCGCATGGTGATCTCGATTGCCTTCAGGCCGCCTGCGACCAAAGCGCGCGCGAGCGGCACGGCGGAAGCGGCATCATCCACGATCAGCACCGGCACGACCGGCTGCAGTTTGAGGATGGAGAGAAGTTTTTCGGAATCCTGGGCCAAGACGAGCCTCCTTGCGCGATTGAAACGATTGAAATCCCGTTTACCGATTAGCCTGCCCCGGCTTTGATGTCGAGGCATGGCGGGGCCATTTTTTGTCCAGATACTTCAATCAATTCGCTTCTTCATGTCGTCCTCTTGCGATAATCTGGCCCCCCAGTTTGCGGAGACAGCATGGCCAAGGAAATCGAACGGAAGTTTCTTGTTGCAGGCGGTGAATGGCGCGATGAGGTGACGCATAGCATGGCTTTTCAGCAGGCATATGTCGCTTCGCTGGAAAATCGCTCGGTCCGGGTCAGGATCGTCGACGGGCGTGATGCGACACTGACCATCAAGATCGGCGCAAGCGCGCTTGTCCGCGATGAATATGAATATTCAATTCCCCTCAAAGACGCGGAAGAGCTGATGGCGAGCGCACCGGGCGTGGTGATCGAGAAGACGCGCCACACCGTGGACCATGGCGGTTTCACCTGGGAGGTGGATGTTTTCGAAGGAAAATATCGCGGCCTGGTCGTGGCGGAAGTCGAGATGAATGATGAGAACGCCACTCCCGATCTGCCATCCTGGTTGGGCAGGGAAGTAACAGGAGACAAGCGCTTCTCCAACCAGTCGCTCGCCATGGACTGTCCGAACGGAGACCTGTCGGATGCCTTTCAGAATTGATCCGAAAAAGCCCTTCGGCGATGAGATCCGCCGGGCCGGACTAGAGCTGATCGGCGATGCAGTCACCATCCTGCGCGACCAGCCATCGGGATCGCGTGAGGCCGTGCACGATGCCCGCAAGCGCTTCAAGCGGCTGCGGGCGCTCTACCGCCTGATCCGCAAGGCTGCTCCCGATTTCGCCCGCGAGGAAAATGCCCGCTTCCGAGATATCGCCCGCTCGCTCGCCTTTGCGCGCGATGCGACGGCGCTCGTGGAAACCGCAGAATATCTCGAGGCTTTTGCGCTTTCCGACACGCAGGGCGAGGCATTGCGGTCAGTCACCATCATGCTGCGCGAACGCCGCGACGATGCCCTTGACCACGAAGCAGGTCTCGATGAGGCGATTGCAGCGGCTATCACTGGCTGCGAGGCGGGACGCGAAAGGCTGGAAGCCGTTTCCCTGCCGGACGACGTGAAAAGGACCGCAAGACTGGTGAAAACCAGCTGGGCGAAACAGAGGGGCAAAGCGCGCAAGGCGCTCTCCTGTTGTCGCGAGCAGGCGGATGTCGAACATTTTCATGAATTGCGCAAGGCGGGCCAGACCTACTGGATGCATCTTGGCCTGATGCGCCGCATCTGGCCCTCCGCCATGCGCGCCAAGCGCGCCGACACCAAGCGGCTGGTCGATATTCTCGGCCACGAGCATGATCTCTCCGTCCTCGCCGCCATCGCCGACCGGGAGCCGGACCGTTTCGGCAATGGCGAGCGGCTGGCCCTGCTACTCGCAGCGATCATAGAGCGGCAGCAGGCGCTGCGTGCCGAAGGCCTTGAACTGGCGGACGAGGTGTTTTCCGAATCTGCCCACACGGAAAGCCGCATTGTCGGCCAGTTGTGGCGGCAGGCGGCGAAATAGGTGGGAGTGCTGTGTGCTGTGCAGTCGCGACGAGCATACCGCCCGGGGTGCCCGCAAGATTGCAAGGCGGCTGTGGGGCCTTGCAATGAAGCCTCCCTCACAAGCCCGAGGATAACGTCGAGTATTGAGGATCGCCTCCAGCAGTCTCGCAAGCTGATTGCGTGTAAAGCATACTGTTTCCCCAAACAGCGCCGCAACGTAAAAACATTGCTGTAAAGCCAGTGATTTAACGTGGACACTGCCGAGGTTGCGGCTTTAGGATCGGCCTGACCGCCATTGTCGCAACAACGCCGTCTCGCCCTCATTTCGGAGTGAAATTCATGTCGCCTGTCCAGCTGTCCCGCCGCTCGCTTCTCAAGACCTCGCTTGCTCTTGCCGCAACCACGGGATTGGCAGGAATTGCCGCAGCGCAGGAAAAATCCGGGGGAAGGCTGATCGTCGCGGCCGATTCCGAGCCGAAAAACCTCAACCCGGCCATCGTCGCCTCCAATGGCGTGTTTTATATCGCCAGCAAGATCGTCGAGCCGCTGGCGGAAGCCTCCTTTAATGGCAAGGACGGGCTGGAACCGCGGCTTGCCACCGAATGGCAGGGATCGGATGATGGCCTCAGCGCCACCTTCAAGCTGCGCGAGGGCGTGACCTGGCATGACGGCAAGCCCTTCACCTCGGCGGACGTGGCGTTTTCGGCGCTCTCCGTGTGGAAACCGCTGCAGAACCTTGGGCGGCTGGTCTTCGCCAATCTCGAAAAGGTGGAAACGCCCGATGACCACACGGCCGTCTTCCATTTCTCCAAACCCACGCCGTTCCAGCTCATCCGCAATGCGCTGCCGGTGGTCACCAGCGTCGTGCCGAAACATCTCTATGAGGGCACTGATATTGCCGCCAATCAGGCCAATACCAAACCGGTCGGCACTGGTCCCTTCGTGTTTGCCGAATATAAGCCCGGCGAATATTACCGCCTGACCCGCAATCCCAATTACTGGGCTAAGAACCAGCCGCAGCTCGACGAGATCATCTATCGCGTCTTGCCGGACCGCGCGGGCGCGGCCTCGGCGCTGGAAGCGGAAGAAATCCAGCTGGCCGCCTTCTCCGCCGTGCCGCTGGCTGATCTTGCCCGCATTGCCAAGCAGCCCGGCATCAAGGTGATCGCCGACGGCTACGAGGCGCTGACCTATCAGCTGGTGGTGGAAATCAACCACCGCCGCAAGGAACTGGCCGACCTCAAGGTCAGAAAGGCCATCGCCCATGCCATCGACAAGAAATTCGTCATCGACAAGGTGTTCCTGGGTTATGCCACGGCATCGACAGGGCCGGTGCCGAAAAACGCCCCGGAATTTTATACCGACGATGTCGAGACCTATGATTTCGACGTCGCCAAGGCCAACGCCCTGCTGGACGAGGCCGGTTATGCGCGCGGACCGAACGGGACGCGTTTCTCGCTGAAGCTGCTGCCCGCACCCTATTTCAATGAAACCAAGCAGTTCGGCTCCTATCTGCGTCAGGCGCTCCAGGAGATCGGTATCGATGCCGAGCTGGTCAATAATGACGCCGCCGCACACCAGAAGGCCGTCTATACCGACCACGCCTTCGATCTCGCCATTGCACCGCCGGTGTTCCGCGGCGATCCGGCGATCTCGACCACCATTCTCGTGCGCTCCGGCATTCCGGCAGGCGTTGGTTTTTCCAATCAGGGCGGATACGAGAACAAGACGCTGGACGAATTGATCGACAGGGCAGCGCAAACCGTGGATACGGCTGCGCGGACAGCACTTTACAAGGATTTCCAGAAACAGGTCGTCGCCGATCTGCCGCTGATCAATGTCGCCGAATGGGGTTTCATCACGGTGGCGCGCGACACGGTCAAACATGTCGCCAGCAATCCGCGCTGGGCGGTTTCCAACTGGGCGGATACGGCGGTCGATAGCTGAGGCAGCGCCGTGAGACGCACGGCGACATTGCTGCGGCGAAGGGCGATCAGCGCCATTCCGGTGCTGCTGATCGTTCTCATCTTCACCTTCGTCCTGCTTGAAAATGCCTCCGGTGATGCGGTGGATGCCTATCTCGTTTCCATTGGCGGCGGCGATGCCGGGCTGCGGGATGCGCTGCGCGAGCAATATGGCCTCAATGGTTCGATGCTGGCGCGTTTCTGGCTTTATGCCAGTTCGGTGCTGCGGCTCGATTTCGGCTGGTCGCTCGCCTTTGACCGGCCGGTGCTGGGGCTGATCCTCGAGCGGCTGCCGAATACACTGCTCCTGATGGGCAGCGCGACCGCACTCGCCTTCATCGCCGGCACCGCGCTCGGCATCATCGCCGGCGCGCGCCTCGGCGGGCTGACGGATCGTGTCCTTTCAACGCTTTCGCTTGCACTTTACGCCACGCCCGGTTTCTGGCTCGGCCTCGTGCTTGCCATCGTCTTTGCCGTGCAGCTTCGCTGGCTGCCGACCTCAGGCATCGAAACAATCGCCTCGGGCAAGCAGGGTTTTGCAAGGGCGCTGGATATCGCCCGCCATCTCGTCCTGCCGGTCGCCAGCCTCGGCCTCATCTATCTGGCCCTGTTCCTGCGCGTCATGCGCACCGCCATGGCGGCCGTCTGGCCGCTGGATTTCGTGCTGTTTGCAGAGGCCAAGGGGCTTTCCAGAGGGCGGGTCGTGCTGCGTCACGTTGCCCGCAACGCGGCGCTTCCGCTCGTTACCGTGCTTGGCCTGCAGGCCGCGACCATGCTGGGGGGCAGCGTGGTGATCGAAAGTGTCTTTGCCATTCCCGGTTTCGGCCGGCTGGCGCAGGAGGCCGTCAGTGGCCGAGATACGCCGCTGTTGATGGGCATTATCCTAACCAGCGCCGTCTTCGTCATCCTCGTCAATCTCGCCGTCGATATTCTCTATTCCGTTCTCGATCCGCGCATCGGCAGCGGGGAGAGTGCGGCATGAGTTTCGCTCTCCGGCTCCTGCGCAGTTTCGAAGGCGTGACTGGCTTCATCATTCTCGCACTGCTTGTGGTGACCGCGCTCGCCGCTCCGCTTGTGTTTCCCGGCGATCCGCTGGCCATTATCAGCGAGCCGCTGATTGCACCTTTCACGGATGCGACCCTGCCGCTCGGCACTGACCGGCTGGGCCGCAATGTGCTGGCCGAACTTGCCCACGGCGCGCAGGCATCCCTTCTCGTCGGCATCGGTGCGGCCGCCGCAGCACTTGTGATTGGCACCGTCATCGGCACGATCGCCGGTTTTGCCGGCGGTCTCGTCGATGAAGCGCTGATGCGCGTCACCGATGCCTTCCAGATCGTGCCGAATTTCTTGCTGGCGCTCGCCTTCGTCAGCACCATCGGCCCTTCCATGCCCATCGTCATTCTGGCCATAGCGCTCGGTGCTTGGGCTGATCCGGCGCGGCTGATGCGGGCGCAGGTGTTGAGCATCCGCGAGCGCGATTATGTGCAATCCGCCCGCGCCATCGGCATGCATCCGCTGGAAATCGCCTTCCGGCAAATATTGCCCAATGCCCTGCCGCCGGTTCTGGCGCTCG
The DNA window shown above is from Agrobacterium tumefaciens and carries:
- a CDS encoding tellurite resistance TerB family protein, with translation MFDAKKLLEQFLGSQVPGLSGSVRDRAGQAADIAKNNPMKAGALAAAIFGTKTGRKLAGNVATIGGVAAIAGLGYLAYKNYKSGQAPDAAPKPEPELLAPPTDSAFHPQSPALSNDFALKLIQAMIAAAKADGHIDEKERANIMDKVQVSGLDSEAERFLEKELADPLDIDALVAAARTEEQKVELYTASRLAIEADTRAERGYLDLLAGRLGLPDALVDHIEATVVAAKV
- a CDS encoding ABC transporter permease; this translates as MSFALRLLRSFEGVTGFIILALLVVTALAAPLVFPGDPLAIISEPLIAPFTDATLPLGTDRLGRNVLAELAHGAQASLLVGIGAAAAALVIGTVIGTIAGFAGGLVDEALMRVTDAFQIVPNFLLALAFVSTIGPSMPIVILAIALGAWADPARLMRAQVLSIRERDYVQSARAIGMHPLEIAFRQILPNALPPVLALAAIIVAAAILTEAALSFLGLGDPNIVTWGSMIAEGRNVLRSAAFLSVIPGIGLLVTVLGVYLLGEGINKAMATRRQAP
- a CDS encoding ABC transporter substrate-binding protein, with amino-acid sequence MSPVQLSRRSLLKTSLALAATTGLAGIAAAQEKSGGRLIVAADSEPKNLNPAIVASNGVFYIASKIVEPLAEASFNGKDGLEPRLATEWQGSDDGLSATFKLREGVTWHDGKPFTSADVAFSALSVWKPLQNLGRLVFANLEKVETPDDHTAVFHFSKPTPFQLIRNALPVVTSVVPKHLYEGTDIAANQANTKPVGTGPFVFAEYKPGEYYRLTRNPNYWAKNQPQLDEIIYRVLPDRAGAASALEAEEIQLAAFSAVPLADLARIAKQPGIKVIADGYEALTYQLVVEINHRRKELADLKVRKAIAHAIDKKFVIDKVFLGYATASTGPVPKNAPEFYTDDVETYDFDVAKANALLDEAGYARGPNGTRFSLKLLPAPYFNETKQFGSYLRQALQEIGIDAELVNNDAAAHQKAVYTDHAFDLAIAPPVFRGDPAISTTILVRSGIPAGVGFSNQGGYENKTLDELIDRAAQTVDTAARTALYKDFQKQVVADLPLINVAEWGFITVARDTVKHVASNPRWAVSNWADTAVDS
- a CDS encoding 2-dehydro-3-deoxy-phosphogluconate aldolase → MAQDSEKLLSILKLQPVVPVLIVDDAASAVPLARALVAGGLKAIEITMRTPAALDAIRAVAAEVEGAHVGAGTILNAKDFEAAAEAGSTFIVSPGINKSVLEAARGSKVPLLPGAATASEVMALRDEGYKVLKFFPAEQAGGAPYLKALSSPLAGTVFCPTGSVSLKNANDYLSLPNVVCVGGSWVAPRELVATGDWAGITKLAAEAAALRG
- a CDS encoding CHAD domain-containing protein → MPFRIDPKKPFGDEIRRAGLELIGDAVTILRDQPSGSREAVHDARKRFKRLRALYRLIRKAAPDFAREENARFRDIARSLAFARDATALVETAEYLEAFALSDTQGEALRSVTIMLRERRDDALDHEAGLDEAIAAAITGCEAGRERLEAVSLPDDVKRTARLVKTSWAKQRGKARKALSCCREQADVEHFHELRKAGQTYWMHLGLMRRIWPSAMRAKRADTKRLVDILGHEHDLSVLAAIADREPDRFGNGERLALLLAAIIERQQALRAEGLELADEVFSESAHTESRIVGQLWRQAAK
- a CDS encoding GNAT family N-acetyltransferase; its protein translation is MRDLNDFRGCPAPKPVVLKGRYVTAEPFDSEKHLAKLWAALGGEGVNALLKYFPQSAFPDAEAFGDWLIGAGEKLNWVTLIFIENATGEVVGMASYMRPDPANGAVEVGSVAHGAKMKRSPLATEAHYLMAKHVFEDLGYRRYEWKCHNENEPSKITAKRYGFTFEGVFRQHMVSKGKNRDTAWFSMIDGEWPLIGKAFEAWLSPDNFAADGNQKRKLEDIRAELTDASA
- a CDS encoding ABC transporter permease yields the protein MRRTATLLRRRAISAIPVLLIVLIFTFVLLENASGDAVDAYLVSIGGGDAGLRDALREQYGLNGSMLARFWLYASSVLRLDFGWSLAFDRPVLGLILERLPNTLLLMGSATALAFIAGTALGIIAGARLGGLTDRVLSTLSLALYATPGFWLGLVLAIVFAVQLRWLPTSGIETIASGKQGFARALDIARHLVLPVASLGLIYLALFLRVMRTAMAAVWPLDFVLFAEAKGLSRGRVVLRHVARNAALPLVTVLGLQAATMLGGSVVIESVFAIPGFGRLAQEAVSGRDTPLLMGIILTSAVFVILVNLAVDILYSVLDPRIGSGESAA
- a CDS encoding CYTH domain-containing protein, whose amino-acid sequence is MAKEIERKFLVAGGEWRDEVTHSMAFQQAYVASLENRSVRVRIVDGRDATLTIKIGASALVRDEYEYSIPLKDAEELMASAPGVVIEKTRHTVDHGGFTWEVDVFEGKYRGLVVAEVEMNDENATPDLPSWLGREVTGDKRFSNQSLAMDCPNGDLSDAFQN